In Papaver somniferum cultivar HN1 chromosome 1, ASM357369v1, whole genome shotgun sequence, a genomic segment contains:
- the LOC113299945 gene encoding nucleolar protein 12-like isoform X2, translating into MGGTYYGDIELPSVMYLPRLQFLKLDGVNFNDDKLTDRFFSNCPLLESLTVLDSSIRLNIHSVKLKYLKLDYSRPCFRNGARIVKLYAPNLVTFICKDFILKDYTLENLSSLLTADINMRLKVDKYGYGDKNEYEYEYDDDEESEDEDEDEDESEDEIEDEEEADEDEDEDEDENQDDQDEDEVSDDYYEDDWSEDEDEDGDGDEDEVEDIKYFTGLSAEKKEPYAKGMMSLLGALRNVIYLKLSSSFLEVLSEAPGLLDSHPHMSLNVQHLKLKTCLSRNCLHSITYLLRNSPLVQSLCIVLKRKAFSSESDREDWDAESSPSCELQNLKLVDIQCIQGQENELNFLKFLLKNGVVLEKVVLSSSASKEGKLVEFNEKLVTFPRASLGVQVFPTNLSR; encoded by the exons ATGGGTGGAACGTATTACGGAGATATTGAATTACCTAGTGTCATGTATTTACCCAGACTTCAATTTCTAAAGCTCGATGGAGTTAATTTCAATGACGATAAGTTGACTGATAGGTTTTTCTCAAACTGCCCACTTCTTGAATCGTTAACAGTTCTAGATTCCAGCATTAGACTTAATATACATTCTGTTAAACTTAAGTATTTGAAGTTAGATTATTCTCGGCCTTGTTTTCGTAATGGGGCTAGGATTGTGAAGTTATATGCACCGAACCTTGTAACCTTCATCTGCAAAGATTTCATATTGAAAGATTATACTTTAGAGAATCTTTCTTCTCTACTTACTGCTGATATTAACATGAGGTTGAAAGTAGACAAATACGGTTATGGAGATAAGAATGAGTATGAATATGAGTATGATGATGACGAAGAgagtgaagatgaagatgaggatgaggatgagaGTGAAGATGAAATTGAGGATGAAGAGGAAgcggatgaggatgaagatgaagatgaggatgaaaaTCAGGATGACCaggatgaagatgaagtttctgatGATTATTATGAGGACGACTGGAGCGAAGACGAAGATGAGGATGGAGATGGTGACGAAGATGAGGTTGAAGACATCAAATACTTTACAGGGCTTTCAGCAGAGAAGAAAGAACCATATGCTAAGGGTATGATGAGCCTTTTAGGTGCGTTGCGCAACGTGATATATCTGAAACTTTCATCTAGTTTTCTTGAG GTTCTTTCAGAGGCCCCTGGCTTATTAGATAGTCATCCTCATATGTCTCTTAACGTTCAACATTTGAAGCTGAAAACGTGCCTTTCGAGAAACTGCCTTCATTCAATAACATACTTACTGAGGAACTCTCCACTTGTGCAATCTCTTTGCATCGTATTGAAAcgg AAAGCATTCAGTTCAGAAAGTGATAGAGAAGATTGGGATGCAGAGTCATCACCGTCATGCGAGCTGCAAAATCTCAAGTTAGTTGATATTCAATGCATCCAAGGACAAGAAAATGAGCTCAATTTTCTGAAATTTTTATTGAAGAATGGCGTGGTTTTGGAGAAAGTTGTTCTTAGCAGTTCTGCTTCAAAAGAAGGAAAACTCGTGGAATTCAATGAGAAACTAGTGACATTTCCAAGAGCCTCTTTAGGTGTTCAGGTCTTTCCTACAAATCTGAGTAGGTAA
- the LOC113299945 gene encoding F-box/LRR-repeat protein At3g59200-like isoform X1, translating into METIRSPILNDEDRLTKLPESLIHHILSFLDMKYVIHTSLLSRTWRYIWKSVPTLNFDSDIYDESGDEFNSFIHFIDRVFVFRDRTNVMKFNLVCADEIEGDLENCLLTWTLALVNCNVRELSVDIADVSMEVKVPTCLFTCKSLTKLEWRMGGTYYGDIELPSVMYLPRLQFLKLDGVNFNDDKLTDRFFSNCPLLESLTVLDSSIRLNIHSVKLKYLKLDYSRPCFRNGARIVKLYAPNLVTFICKDFILKDYTLENLSSLLTADINMRLKVDKYGYGDKNEYEYEYDDDEESEDEDEDEDESEDEIEDEEEADEDEDEDEDENQDDQDEDEVSDDYYEDDWSEDEDEDGDGDEDEVEDIKYFTGLSAEKKEPYAKGMMSLLGALRNVIYLKLSSSFLEVLSEAPGLLDSHPHMSLNVQHLKLKTCLSRNCLHSITYLLRNSPLVQSLCIVLKRKAFSSESDREDWDAESSPSCELQNLKLVDIQCIQGQENELNFLKFLLKNGVVLEKVVLSSSASKEGKLVEFNEKLVTFPRASLGVQVFPTNLSR; encoded by the exons ATGGAAACAATAAGATCTCCAATTTTGAATGATGAAGATCGATTAACTAAACTCCCAGAATCCCTTATTCATCACATACTTTCATTTCTGGACATGAAATATGTGATTCATACCAGCCTTTTATCAAGAACATGGAGATATATCTGGAAATCAGTGCCTACCCTTAACTTCGACTCAGATATATACGACGAATCAGGTGATGAATTCAATTCATTTATTCATTTTATAGACAGGGTATTCGTTTTTCGTGATAGAACCAATGTAATGAAGTTTAATCTTGTTTGTGCTGATGAAATTGAAGGCGATTTAGAAAATTGTCTTTTAACATGGACTCTTGCTCTTGTAAATTGTAATGTTCGAGAATTATCTGTTGATATTGCCGATGTTTCTATGGAAGTTAAGGTACCTACTTGCTTGTTCACATGTAAATCGTTGACGAAGTTGGAATGGAGAATGGGTGGAACGTATTACGGAGATATTGAATTACCTAGTGTCATGTATTTACCCAGACTTCAATTTCTAAAGCTCGATGGAGTTAATTTCAATGACGATAAGTTGACTGATAGGTTTTTCTCAAACTGCCCACTTCTTGAATCGTTAACAGTTCTAGATTCCAGCATTAGACTTAATATACATTCTGTTAAACTTAAGTATTTGAAGTTAGATTATTCTCGGCCTTGTTTTCGTAATGGGGCTAGGATTGTGAAGTTATATGCACCGAACCTTGTAACCTTCATCTGCAAAGATTTCATATTGAAAGATTATACTTTAGAGAATCTTTCTTCTCTACTTACTGCTGATATTAACATGAGGTTGAAAGTAGACAAATACGGTTATGGAGATAAGAATGAGTATGAATATGAGTATGATGATGACGAAGAgagtgaagatgaagatgaggatgaggatgagaGTGAAGATGAAATTGAGGATGAAGAGGAAgcggatgaggatgaagatgaagatgaggatgaaaaTCAGGATGACCaggatgaagatgaagtttctgatGATTATTATGAGGACGACTGGAGCGAAGACGAAGATGAGGATGGAGATGGTGACGAAGATGAGGTTGAAGACATCAAATACTTTACAGGGCTTTCAGCAGAGAAGAAAGAACCATATGCTAAGGGTATGATGAGCCTTTTAGGTGCGTTGCGCAACGTGATATATCTGAAACTTTCATCTAGTTTTCTTGAG GTTCTTTCAGAGGCCCCTGGCTTATTAGATAGTCATCCTCATATGTCTCTTAACGTTCAACATTTGAAGCTGAAAACGTGCCTTTCGAGAAACTGCCTTCATTCAATAACATACTTACTGAGGAACTCTCCACTTGTGCAATCTCTTTGCATCGTATTGAAAcgg AAAGCATTCAGTTCAGAAAGTGATAGAGAAGATTGGGATGCAGAGTCATCACCGTCATGCGAGCTGCAAAATCTCAAGTTAGTTGATATTCAATGCATCCAAGGACAAGAAAATGAGCTCAATTTTCTGAAATTTTTATTGAAGAATGGCGTGGTTTTGGAGAAAGTTGTTCTTAGCAGTTCTGCTTCAAAAGAAGGAAAACTCGTGGAATTCAATGAGAAACTAGTGACATTTCCAAGAGCCTCTTTAGGTGTTCAGGTCTTTCCTACAAATCTGAGTAGGTAA